A genomic segment from Antedon mediterranea chromosome 6, ecAntMedi1.1, whole genome shotgun sequence encodes:
- the LOC140050891 gene encoding L-threonine 3-dehydrogenase-like, producing MASVPAQRVVFFGTDRTPCFMTENTQINLGNIGPDEVLVKIKLATICGYDLRILQGLSKAKTPSVLGHEAVGEVVKVGSSLDLEGIKSGDRVSFCMYDACSKCQCCQHGFQQRCYNKFMYGQGMLNCSQSFSGCFASHIILTKGTRLVKIPDSVTDKMAAPLNSAIATMMHVLSTLPKDGIKNMKVLIQGAGLFGIYGCAILHQAGYSKVYCTDYISERLKLVNWFGGVPIDMRIKSDYPTDESVDIVIEVCGDSSVIPEGIQLLRPGGVYVLVGRNQNNPSLNVTVNQLVNKCLTIKGVDSYKPEHLQEGIDFIVKYSNKYPFESLVGPVFKLSDFDKAMKEATNKRFLRIGLESDC from the exons ATGGCTTCCGTACCAGCACAGAGAGTAGTGTTTTTTGGAACTGATCGAACCCCTTGCTTTATGACCGAAAACACACAGATAAATCTAGGAAACATTGGACCAGACGAGGTTCTTGTCAAAATCAAGCTTGCCACAATATGCGGATATGATTTGAGAATTCTACAGGGGCTTTCGAAAGCTAAAACTCCGAG TGTACTGGGTCATGAAGCTGTTGGTGAAGTGGTCAAAGTAGGCAGCAGTCTGGATTTGGAGGGTATCAAGTCAGGTGACCGTGTCTCGTTCTGTATGTACGATGCTTGTTCAAAGTGTCAATGTTGTCAACATGGTTTCCAACAAAGatgttataacaaatttatg TATGGCCAAGGAATGTTGAACTGTAGTCAGAGTTTCAGCGGATGTTTTGCATCTCACATCATTTTAACAAAGGGTACAAGGCTTGTCAAAATACCAGATAGCGTTACAGACAAAATGGCCGCTCCGTTAAATTCTGCAATCGCTACGATGATGCATGTTTTGTCTACGTTACCTAAAGATggtattaaaaatatgaaagttTTAATACAG GGTGCAGGGTTATTTGGCATATATGGTTGTGCTATACTACATCAAGCAGGCTATAGTAAAGTTTATTGTACAGATTATATTTCAGAACGGTTAAAATTAGTAAATTGGTTTGGAGGAGTACCAATTGATATGC gaaTTAAAAGTgattaccctactgatgaatcAGTCGATATTGTTATTGag GTGTGTGGCGATTCATCAGTGATACCAGAGGGCATCCAACTTCTTCGGCCAGGTGGTGTATATGTATTGGTTGGTCGTAACCAAAACAACCCAAGTTTAAATGTCACAGTGAACCAGCTGGTCAATAAATGTCTCACCATCAAAG GTGTTGACAGCTACAAACCAGAACATCTTCAAGAAGGCATTGACTTCATTGTAAAGTACAGCAACAAGTATCCATTTGAGAGTCTTGTGGGACCTGTTTTTAAGTTAAGTGATTTTGACAAAGCTATGAAGGAAGCAACAAATAAAAGATTCTTACGAATTGGCTTAGAAAGTGATTGTTAA